One Patescibacteria group bacterium genomic region harbors:
- the truB gene encoding tRNA pseudouridine(55) synthase TruB, which produces MQYNPGIYLINKPRGRSSFSMVAQMRRLSGIKKVGHAGTLDPEAEGLLIVLVGKDYTRLSDSYLKLDKSYEFSLKLGENSDTGDQEGEKTSISDTVPTKKAILEALEDFKGVIEQVPPKYSAIKIDGVRAYKRARRGEEVKIKPRKVTISKLELLKYSYPELTLRADVSSGTYIRALGEDLGKKLATGAYCTQIVRTSIGQNQLKNAMPLD; this is translated from the coding sequence ATGCAATACAACCCAGGAATATATCTAATAAACAAACCCCGCGGCCGTAGTAGCTTCAGTATGGTGGCTCAAATGCGCCGACTTAGCGGTATTAAGAAAGTAGGGCACGCTGGTACTCTAGACCCAGAAGCCGAAGGTCTTTTGATCGTTCTGGTAGGCAAAGATTACACTCGGCTATCAGATAGCTATCTCAAGCTCGATAAGAGCTACGAATTTAGCCTAAAACTAGGTGAAAATTCAGATACAGGCGACCAAGAAGGTGAAAAAACATCTATATCTGATACTGTACCCACCAAAAAGGCTATTCTAGAAGCACTAGAAGACTTTAAGGGGGTTATAGAGCAAGTCCCCCCCAAGTACAGTGCTATAAAAATAGATGGTGTCAGGGCCTACAAGAGGGCCAGAAGAGGCGAAGAGGTAAAGATTAAGCCCAGAAAAGTCACAATTAGTAAGCTAGAACTACTCAAATACAGCTACCCAGAGCTTACGCTGCGAGCTGATGTCAGCAGTGGAACTTATATTCGCGCGCTAGGTGAAGACCTTGGTAAAAAACTAGCAACAGGGGCTTATTGCACCCAGATAGTGCGTACTTCTATAGGCCAAAACCAGCTTAAAAACGCAATGCCACTTGATTAA
- the rpsO gene encoding 30S ribosomal protein S15 produces the protein MIQKTIKAKVMKDNGIHSKDTGSAEVQVALFTENIKSLTDHLKTHKKDNHSRRGLLAMVSKRRRLLDYLSKKDHNRYEALVKKLKLRR, from the coding sequence ATGATTCAAAAAACTATCAAAGCTAAAGTGATGAAGGATAACGGTATCCACAGCAAGGACACTGGTTCGGCCGAAGTTCAGGTTGCGCTATTTACAGAGAATATTAAATCTCTTACCGACCACCTTAAGACCCACAAAAAAGACAACCACAGCCGCCGTGGGCTGCTCGCGATGGTTAGTAAGCGCAGAAGGCTGCTCGACTACCTAAGCAAAAAAGACCATAATCGTTATGAGGCATTGGTTAAAAAGCTGAAGCTCCGACGATAG